One Pectobacterium polaris DNA window includes the following coding sequences:
- the flhB gene encoding flagellar biosynthesis protein FlhB, translated as MAEDSDLEKTEAPTPQKEEKAREEGQIPRSRELTSVVMMVAGLAILWIGGDVMAGRLARIVSQSLNFDYATIGDDTQMLRHVGSLLRQAVSALIPIMLGAVLVALSAPMLLGGVLFSTKSLKVDFKKLDPISGLKRLFSAQSLAELFKAILKSVMVGIISTLFLIHNWPKILHLVSEAPIAAMGDALELAVMCGFLIIMGLIPMVAFDVFWQVWSHIKKLRMTKQEIRDEHKQSEGDPHVKGRIRQQQRAMAQRRMMADVPKADVIVTNPTHYAVALRYDEKKMNAPRVLAKGAGEIALRIRELGTEHRVPILEAPPLARALFRHSEVGQHIPAALYAAVAEVLAWVYQLKRWKREGGLIPRKPKHLPVPDALDFAKENTTDG; from the coding sequence GTGGCTGAAGATAGCGATCTAGAAAAAACAGAAGCCCCCACTCCCCAAAAAGAGGAAAAGGCACGAGAAGAAGGGCAAATCCCGCGATCTCGAGAGCTGACTTCTGTTGTGATGATGGTCGCAGGATTGGCTATTTTGTGGATAGGAGGTGATGTCATGGCTGGCCGATTGGCCAGAATTGTCTCACAGTCGTTAAATTTTGATTACGCAACGATTGGTGATGACACCCAAATGCTACGGCATGTTGGCTCATTACTGCGTCAGGCAGTATCGGCATTGATACCAATCATGCTAGGGGCTGTGTTGGTTGCGCTGTCTGCGCCGATGCTGCTGGGTGGGGTACTCTTTAGTACTAAGTCATTAAAAGTTGACTTCAAAAAATTAGATCCTATTTCTGGGCTGAAACGTTTATTTTCCGCTCAATCACTGGCTGAGCTCTTCAAGGCAATATTGAAATCAGTCATGGTCGGGATCATTAGTACCTTGTTCTTGATTCATAACTGGCCGAAGATATTGCATCTGGTATCCGAAGCGCCGATTGCGGCGATGGGGGATGCGCTGGAACTGGCCGTGATGTGTGGTTTCCTTATTATTATGGGGCTCATTCCCATGGTCGCTTTTGATGTGTTTTGGCAAGTGTGGAGTCACATCAAAAAATTACGGATGACGAAACAGGAAATTCGTGATGAGCATAAACAGAGTGAAGGCGATCCCCACGTTAAAGGCCGTATTCGTCAGCAACAAAGGGCAATGGCCCAACGTAGGATGATGGCTGATGTCCCTAAAGCCGATGTGATAGTCACTAACCCGACGCATTATGCGGTAGCATTACGCTATGATGAGAAAAAAATGAATGCGCCGAGAGTGTTGGCTAAAGGGGCTGGTGAGATCGCGTTACGTATTCGTGAGTTGGGAACCGAACATCGCGTTCCTATTTTAGAAGCCCCACCGTTGGCGCGAGCGCTATTTCGTCATTCAGAGGTCGGGCAGCATATTCCGGCCGCGCTGTATGCCGCCGTTGCAGAAGTCTTAGCCTGGGTTTATCAACTGAAACGCTGGAAGCGGGAAGGTGGATTAATTCCTAGAAAACCGAAACATCTACCAGTGCCGGATGCACTGGATTTTGCTAAAGAGAATACTACTGATGGCTAA
- the flgA gene encoding flagellar basal body P-ring formation chaperone FlgA, whose product MKTIHYYLYLAASCFFILCTPVNANDLPAQINQFFASRFQGSTNTVNVVVKSPESQWPQCEAPQITLPGNTKMWGNVSLSIRCGQQRRFIQTEVQVTGNYVTSARPINRGTTLTEKDIRLTKGRLDLLPLRPILTLPGAQGAVLLRDLTPGQVITASMIRRAWVVKAGQLVQIIAQGEGFTINGEGKAMNNAAAGQAVRVRTANGQIVSGITNEDGIILISQ is encoded by the coding sequence ATGAAAACAATACATTATTACCTCTATCTGGCGGCGTCCTGTTTTTTTATCCTGTGTACCCCTGTCAATGCGAACGACCTTCCTGCGCAGATCAATCAATTTTTTGCCTCACGCTTTCAGGGAAGCACGAATACAGTAAACGTTGTGGTAAAATCGCCAGAATCGCAATGGCCACAGTGCGAAGCGCCTCAAATCACACTGCCCGGAAATACGAAAATGTGGGGTAATGTGAGCCTGTCCATACGTTGCGGGCAACAGCGTCGCTTCATTCAAACAGAAGTTCAGGTAACAGGGAATTATGTCACCAGTGCTCGGCCTATAAATCGTGGAACCACGCTGACGGAAAAAGACATTCGTTTGACAAAAGGCAGGCTCGATTTATTACCGTTGCGCCCTATACTGACGTTACCTGGTGCACAGGGCGCAGTCCTTTTGCGCGATCTCACACCTGGTCAGGTTATTACCGCCTCCATGATCAGACGTGCCTGGGTCGTAAAGGCAGGTCAGTTAGTGCAGATTATCGCCCAAGGGGAAGGCTTCACAATTAATGGCGAAGGAAAGGCCATGAACAACGCGGCAGCCGGACAAGCGGTCAGAGTCAGAACGGCAAATGGACAAATAGTCAGCGGAATCACAAACGAAGATGGGATTATTCTGATCTCACAGTAA
- the flhA gene encoding flagellar biosynthesis protein FlhA, which translates to MANLASLLRLPSNMKGTQWQILAGPILILLILSMMVLPLPPFILDLLFTFNIALSIMVLLVAMFTQRTLEFAAFPTILLFSTLLRLSLNVASTRIILLEGHTGTAAAGKVVEAFGHFLVGGNFAIGIVVFIILVLINFMVITKGAGRIAEVGARFVLDGMPGKQMAIDADLNAGIIGEEEAKKRRTEVTQESDFYGSMDGASKFVRGDAVAGLIIMVINIVGGLIVGVVQHNMPVGQAAESYTLLTIGDGLVAQIPALIISTAAGVIVTRVSTDQDVGQQMVTQLFNNPRVMVLSAAVIGLIGMVPGMPNFVFLLFTASLLGLAWWMRGEQQKEPVMQPIPASMEKHQIIEASWSDVQLEDPLGMEVGYRLIPMVDAQQDGELLGRIRSIRKKFAQEMGYLPPVVHIRDNLELQPASYRILMKGVEVGSGEAHPGRWMAINPGNAVGSLSGDITQDPAFGLPAVWIDNALKDQAQAQGFTVVEASTVVATHLNHLIALHASELFGRQEAQQLMDRVAQEMPKLTEDFIPGVVTLTTLHKVLQNLLSERVSIRDMRTIMETLAEHAPVQPDPYELTTVVRVALGRAITQQWFPGDSELQVIGLEGSLERLLLQALQGGGGLEPGLADRLLEQAKQALQRQEMLGAPPVLLVNHALRALLARFLHRSLPNMAVLSNLEISDHRQIRMTSVIGEAQK; encoded by the coding sequence ATGGCTAATTTGGCCTCTTTGCTTCGTTTACCGAGTAATATGAAAGGTACCCAATGGCAAATATTAGCCGGACCAATACTGATCCTGCTGATACTTTCCATGATGGTATTGCCGCTGCCGCCATTCATTCTGGATCTGTTATTTACCTTTAACATTGCACTGTCCATCATGGTATTGCTGGTTGCGATGTTTACGCAGCGGACGCTGGAGTTTGCTGCGTTCCCTACGATTTTGCTGTTTTCTACCTTATTGCGTCTTTCGCTCAACGTCGCTTCTACCCGTATCATTTTGCTGGAAGGGCATACAGGGACGGCTGCCGCAGGTAAAGTTGTTGAAGCATTTGGTCACTTTCTGGTAGGCGGAAATTTTGCCATTGGTATCGTGGTCTTTATCATCCTTGTCTTAATCAACTTCATGGTTATCACCAAAGGTGCCGGACGTATCGCTGAAGTCGGTGCCCGCTTTGTGTTAGATGGTATGCCAGGTAAACAGATGGCGATCGACGCCGATCTTAATGCTGGGATCATTGGTGAAGAAGAAGCGAAAAAGCGCCGTACTGAAGTTACTCAGGAGTCAGATTTCTACGGTTCAATGGACGGTGCCAGTAAGTTCGTGCGCGGTGACGCTGTCGCGGGACTGATTATCATGGTCATCAACATTGTTGGTGGATTGATCGTCGGTGTTGTACAGCACAATATGCCGGTAGGGCAGGCCGCTGAAAGCTATACGCTGCTTACCATCGGTGATGGTTTGGTTGCCCAGATTCCTGCTCTGATTATCTCTACCGCAGCGGGTGTGATTGTTACTCGCGTGAGTACCGATCAGGACGTTGGCCAGCAGATGGTCACTCAGTTGTTCAATAACCCACGAGTGATGGTACTGAGTGCGGCGGTTATTGGGCTTATTGGGATGGTTCCTGGAATGCCCAACTTTGTCTTTCTGTTATTTACCGCATCTTTGTTAGGGCTTGCCTGGTGGATGCGTGGTGAACAGCAAAAAGAACCTGTTATGCAGCCTATACCAGCATCAATGGAGAAACATCAGATTATTGAAGCCAGCTGGTCTGATGTACAGCTTGAAGATCCGCTGGGTATGGAAGTTGGCTATCGATTGATCCCAATGGTTGACGCACAGCAAGATGGCGAGTTACTGGGCAGGATTCGTAGTATCAGGAAGAAGTTTGCCCAGGAAATGGGATACTTACCGCCGGTGGTTCATATCCGGGATAATTTGGAACTTCAGCCTGCCAGCTATCGCATACTGATGAAAGGTGTCGAGGTGGGTAGCGGTGAGGCTCATCCCGGTCGTTGGATGGCGATCAATCCGGGCAATGCGGTTGGCTCTTTATCTGGCGATATCACGCAGGATCCTGCGTTTGGGTTGCCAGCAGTCTGGATTGATAATGCCCTGAAAGATCAGGCTCAAGCTCAGGGATTCACGGTAGTAGAGGCAAGTACCGTGGTGGCAACGCACCTGAATCACTTAATTGCATTACACGCCAGTGAACTGTTTGGACGACAGGAAGCTCAGCAACTGATGGATCGCGTTGCGCAGGAAATGCCAAAGCTGACAGAAGATTTCATTCCGGGCGTAGTGACGTTAACGACCTTGCATAAGGTTTTGCAAAATCTACTTAGTGAGAGAGTTTCGATTAGGGATATGCGCACCATCATGGAGACATTGGCTGAACATGCGCCAGTGCAGCCAGACCCTTATGAGCTCACCACAGTGGTGAGGGTTGCTCTGGGACGTGCGATTACCCAGCAGTGGTTCCCAGGAGACAGCGAACTTCAGGTTATCGGTCTGGAAGGATCGTTGGAGCGCCTTCTGTTACAGGCGCTTCAAGGCGGTGGTGGCCTCGAACCGGGACTTGCCGATCGTCTGCTTGAACAGGCGAAACAAGCGCTACAGCGGCAGGAAATGTTGGGTGCTCCGCCGGTGCTGCTTGTGAACCATGCTTTACGCGCTTTACTTGCTCGATTCCTGCATCGTAGTCTGCCAAACATGGCCGTACTGTCTAATTTAGAAATCAGCGATCATCGCCAGATTCGCATGACATCAGTTATTGGGGAAGCTCAGAAGTGA
- the flgB gene encoding flagellar basal body rod protein FlgB, which yields MLDKLDASLRFQQEALNLRAQRQEILAANIANADTPGYQARDIDFASQLSKTMEQGRVNGTGIALKTTSVRHIPAQNFQPPELDLLYRVPDQPALDGNTVDMDRERTNFADNSLKYQSSLTVLGGQIKGMMSVLQSGS from the coding sequence ATGCTTGATAAATTAGACGCCTCGTTGCGGTTTCAGCAGGAAGCGTTGAACTTGCGTGCCCAGCGGCAGGAAATCTTGGCCGCGAATATTGCTAATGCGGATACGCCAGGCTATCAGGCCAGGGATATCGATTTTGCCAGCCAGCTCAGTAAAACAATGGAGCAAGGGCGGGTGAACGGTACGGGTATCGCGCTGAAAACCACATCTGTACGGCATATACCGGCACAGAATTTTCAGCCGCCGGAACTTGATTTGCTTTATCGCGTACCCGATCAGCCTGCGTTGGATGGCAATACGGTCGATATGGACCGCGAACGCACTAATTTTGCCGATAATAGCCTGAAATATCAATCCAGCCTGACCGTTCTGGGCGGACAGATTAAAGGCATGATGTCAGTCCTGCAGTCAGGTTCGTGA
- the flgG gene encoding flagellar basal-body rod protein FlgG yields the protein MIRSLWIAKTGLNAQQTNMDVISNNLANVSTNGFKRQRAVFEDLMYQTIRQPGAQSSEQTMLPSGLQLGTGVRPVSTERIHTQGTFSETGNSKDVAIKGQGFFQVQLPDGTTAYTRDGAFQLDGNGQLVTSSGYQVQPAITVPANATELNIGRDGIVSVKVQGQAATNQIGQLTLTTFINDSGLESMGENLYLETASSGAPNETNPGLNGAGLLYQKYVETSNVNVAEELVSMIQTQRAYEINSKAISSSDQMLQKLTQL from the coding sequence ATGATCCGTTCTTTGTGGATTGCAAAAACCGGCTTGAATGCTCAGCAAACCAATATGGACGTTATTTCCAATAACTTGGCAAACGTCAGCACCAATGGTTTCAAGCGTCAGCGTGCGGTATTTGAAGACTTGATGTATCAAACAATTCGTCAGCCTGGGGCTCAATCTTCAGAGCAAACCATGCTACCGTCCGGCTTGCAGTTGGGTACAGGTGTTCGTCCGGTATCAACAGAGCGTATTCATACTCAAGGGACCTTTTCCGAAACGGGTAACTCTAAAGACGTTGCGATTAAAGGTCAGGGATTCTTTCAGGTTCAGCTGCCTGATGGGACAACGGCTTACACGCGTGACGGCGCCTTCCAGCTTGATGGTAACGGCCAGTTAGTGACGTCCAGCGGTTATCAGGTTCAGCCCGCGATTACTGTTCCGGCGAATGCGACCGAACTGAATATTGGTCGTGACGGTATTGTCAGCGTTAAAGTGCAGGGACAGGCGGCAACAAACCAGATTGGCCAGCTGACACTGACGACCTTTATTAATGATAGCGGCCTTGAGAGCATGGGTGAGAACCTGTATCTGGAAACCGCGAGTTCAGGTGCGCCGAATGAAACAAACCCAGGTTTGAATGGCGCGGGCCTGCTGTATCAGAAATATGTCGAAACCTCCAACGTCAATGTGGCAGAGGAATTGGTATCGATGATTCAGACTCAGCGTGCCTATGAGATCAACAGTAAAGCAATTTCCTCTTCTGACCAAATGTTGCAGAAATTGACTCAGCTGTAA
- a CDS encoding flagella synthesis protein FlgN: MENLQSILDQLLSSLRELDVVMSEEQTLLCAGHINSIALQQVTEKKTSLLATMQHLETRRHETESTLKLQAPYDGIEKLSAYWQQVQKLTRRLNDQNQHNGLLLNRHIAYTNEAINILKPRHGQGLYGPDGQSKGVTVGGRKITF, translated from the coding sequence ATGGAAAATCTGCAATCGATTTTGGATCAACTGCTGAGCAGCCTACGTGAGCTCGATGTTGTTATGTCCGAAGAGCAAACGCTGCTTTGCGCTGGTCACATTAACAGCATTGCTCTGCAACAGGTGACAGAGAAGAAAACTTCTCTGTTGGCGACAATGCAGCATTTGGAAACACGGCGCCATGAGACTGAGTCGACTCTTAAGCTGCAAGCGCCTTATGACGGTATTGAAAAACTATCGGCTTACTGGCAGCAAGTGCAAAAGTTAACCAGACGTTTGAATGACCAGAATCAGCACAATGGTCTTCTGCTTAACCGACATATTGCCTACACGAATGAAGCCATCAATATATTGAAGCCTCGCCATGGTCAGGGACTGTATGGTCCGGATGGTCAATCGAAAGGCGTGACAGTTGGTGGTAGAAAAATTACTTTCTAA
- a CDS encoding flagellar basal body rod protein FlgF produces MDHAIYTAMGGASQSLEKQAITANNLANASTPGFRAQLSALRAVPVNGLTLPTRTLVVASTPGADMTEGVMNYTGRAMDVALPKESWLAVQTADGGEAYTRNGNMEISADGQLTIQGRVVMGDGGPIDIPPQAQISISADGTISALNAGDPPNTIAQLGRLKLVKATGQEVERSDDGLFRLTQQAQQQRGNVLQNDPTVRIMPGVIEGSNVNTVDTMVDMIANARRFEMQMKIISSVDDNAQRANQILAMG; encoded by the coding sequence ATGGATCACGCGATTTATACGGCAATGGGTGGCGCGAGTCAGTCATTGGAAAAGCAGGCAATTACTGCGAACAACTTGGCTAACGCCTCAACGCCGGGTTTCCGGGCACAGCTTTCCGCACTGCGTGCTGTACCGGTAAATGGGTTGACACTGCCCACCCGAACGCTGGTTGTCGCTTCAACGCCTGGCGCTGATATGACTGAAGGCGTGATGAATTATACTGGCCGTGCAATGGATGTCGCTTTACCGAAAGAGAGTTGGCTGGCAGTGCAAACGGCTGACGGCGGTGAAGCGTACACCCGTAATGGTAATATGGAGATCAGCGCTGATGGGCAGTTGACTATCCAGGGGCGTGTTGTGATGGGCGACGGTGGACCGATTGACATTCCTCCGCAGGCTCAGATCAGCATTTCTGCTGATGGTACAATTTCTGCGCTTAACGCTGGGGATCCACCGAATACGATTGCCCAGTTGGGGCGCTTAAAGCTTGTTAAGGCTACCGGACAAGAAGTTGAGCGGTCTGATGACGGATTATTCCGCTTGACGCAGCAGGCTCAGCAACAACGTGGTAATGTTCTGCAAAACGATCCTACCGTGCGTATTATGCCGGGTGTGATCGAGGGCAGTAATGTGAACACGGTCGATACTATGGTCGATATGATTGCCAATGCTCGTCGCTTTGAAATGCAGATGAAAATCATTAGCAGCGTCGACGATAATGCACAACGCGCTAATCAGATATTAGCAATGGGTTAA
- the cheZ gene encoding protein phosphatase CheZ, with the protein MTPHMPSVNDTASATEIISRIGQLTRMLRDSLKELGLDNAIAEAAEAIPDARDRLDYVVQMTAQAAERALNCVEAAQPRQNQLEADAKSLKTRWDEWFENPIELADARELVTDTRSYLEDVPQHTSFTNAQLLEIMMAQDFQDLTGQVIKRMMDVVQEIEKQLLMVLLENIPEKPDAPKRANDGLLNGPQLDKGAAGIVANQDQVDDLLDSLGF; encoded by the coding sequence ATGACGCCACATATGCCGTCCGTGAACGACACAGCTTCAGCAACCGAGATCATTTCGCGTATCGGCCAATTGACTCGTATGCTGCGTGACAGTTTGAAAGAGCTGGGTCTGGATAATGCGATAGCAGAAGCAGCAGAGGCAATTCCTGATGCCCGCGATCGTCTTGACTATGTTGTCCAGATGACTGCGCAAGCGGCAGAGCGTGCTCTGAACTGCGTAGAAGCTGCACAGCCACGTCAAAACCAACTAGAAGCTGATGCCAAGTCTCTGAAAACTCGTTGGGATGAATGGTTTGAAAATCCAATCGAGCTGGCTGATGCGCGCGAATTAGTGACGGATACGCGTAGCTATCTTGAAGATGTACCACAGCATACCTCGTTTACCAACGCCCAACTGTTGGAAATTATGATGGCGCAGGATTTTCAGGACCTTACTGGTCAGGTAATCAAGCGTATGATGGATGTTGTCCAGGAGATTGAAAAACAACTGCTGATGGTATTGCTGGAAAATATCCCAGAAAAACCAGACGCGCCTAAGCGTGCAAATGATGGTCTGCTGAACGGACCTCAGTTGGATAAAGGTGCAGCAGGTATCGTCGCCAATCAGGATCAGGTTGATGACCTTCTGGATAGCCTTGGGTTCTAA
- the flgC gene encoding flagellar basal body rod protein FlgC — MSLLNIFEISGSALSAQSQRLNVSASNLANADSVTGPDGEPYRAKQVVFEVNAAPGQSTGGVRVSNVIEDPSPARLVYEPGNPLADGQGYVRMPNVDPVAEMVNTISASRSYQANVEVLNTTKSMMLKTLTIGQ; from the coding sequence ATGTCGTTATTAAATATATTCGAAATTTCAGGCTCAGCGCTTTCTGCGCAATCTCAGCGTCTGAATGTGAGCGCCAGTAACCTGGCTAACGCAGACAGCGTGACGGGCCCTGATGGCGAGCCTTATCGCGCCAAGCAAGTTGTATTCGAAGTGAATGCCGCTCCCGGGCAGTCTACGGGGGGCGTACGCGTTTCCAATGTTATTGAAGATCCATCACCTGCTCGTCTGGTTTACGAACCGGGTAATCCGCTGGCTGATGGGCAGGGATACGTTCGCATGCCGAATGTTGACCCAGTGGCTGAGATGGTAAACACCATTTCTGCATCGCGCAGTTATCAGGCAAACGTCGAAGTGTTGAATACGACAAAATCGATGATGCTGAAGACGTTAACGATCGGGCAATAA
- a CDS encoding flagellar protein FlhE has product MVCTLAAAVLPLVLPFCAIATPGSWNGSMPGIKLDHRGEMVTTSAFVPNIAVNPDETITTIYWRHVIDSAIPVGLVVKLCSQSPQRCVDLDGSGDGQTRAFDGLAANNEFRFVYYIEGSGRINHSFSVRTIDIAVNYR; this is encoded by the coding sequence ATGGTGTGTACTCTGGCAGCAGCGGTGCTGCCACTGGTACTCCCGTTCTGTGCTATCGCGACGCCAGGTAGTTGGAACGGAAGCATGCCAGGAATAAAACTTGATCATCGTGGCGAAATGGTTACGACGTCAGCTTTTGTTCCTAACATAGCGGTTAATCCAGATGAAACGATTACGACAATATATTGGCGGCACGTGATTGATTCTGCGATACCTGTGGGGCTTGTTGTGAAACTGTGTTCACAATCGCCGCAGCGCTGTGTTGACTTAGACGGAAGTGGTGACGGGCAAACTCGAGCATTTGACGGATTAGCGGCTAATAATGAGTTTCGTTTTGTATACTACATTGAAGGGAGTGGACGTATTAATCATTCGTTCAGCGTGCGTACGATCGATATTGCGGTAAATTACAGGTAG
- the cheY gene encoding chemotaxis response regulator CheY — MADKELRFLVVDDFSTMRRIVRNLLKELGFNNVEEAEDGADALNKLRSSTFDFVISDWNMPNMDGLELLQTIRADGALSSLPVLMVTAEAKKENIIAAAQAGASGYVVKPFTAATLEEKLSKIFEKLGM, encoded by the coding sequence ATGGCCGATAAAGAACTCAGATTTTTGGTAGTGGATGATTTTTCGACGATGCGCCGAATTGTCCGTAACCTGCTGAAGGAACTGGGCTTTAATAACGTAGAAGAGGCAGAAGATGGTGCTGATGCACTGAACAAGCTTCGCTCCAGTACTTTTGATTTCGTCATTTCTGACTGGAATATGCCCAACATGGATGGACTGGAGCTATTACAGACTATTCGTGCTGACGGCGCGCTTTCCAGCCTTCCCGTGCTGATGGTAACGGCAGAAGCGAAGAAAGAGAACATTATCGCTGCGGCACAAGCAGGTGCTAGCGGCTATGTAGTTAAACCATTTACTGCAGCTACCCTTGAAGAAAAACTGAGTAAGATTTTCGAAAAATTGGGTATGTAA
- the flgM gene encoding flagellar biosynthesis anti-sigma factor FlgM, with protein MSIDRTQSLKPVSQVQQRESGDVAKTKRKQAEAQSEVSATQVKLSDAQAKLMQPGTQDIDMNRVETLKQAIRDGSLKIDAGKIADALLKETQDFLAGN; from the coding sequence ATGAGTATTGATCGCACCCAGTCACTGAAGCCGGTCAGTCAAGTTCAGCAACGCGAATCTGGTGATGTCGCTAAGACCAAACGCAAACAGGCTGAGGCTCAGTCTGAAGTTAGCGCAACACAGGTAAAACTGAGCGACGCGCAGGCAAAATTGATGCAGCCGGGTACGCAGGACATAGACATGAACCGCGTTGAAACCTTGAAGCAGGCAATTCGTGATGGCTCACTTAAAATTGATGCCGGAAAAATCGCGGATGCGTTGCTTAAAGAGACGCAGGATTTTTTAGCAGGTAATTAA
- the flgE gene encoding flagellar hook protein FlgE, protein MGFSQAVSGLNAASNNLDVIGNNIANSATVGFKSGTVTFADMFAGSKVGMGVKVASVLQDFGNGTVTSSSRDLDIAISGGGFYRLQDTNGSTYYSRNGQFMLNGRNIVNAQGMQLTGYPVAGTPPTVQTGADPVPLTVPDGDMLASATTVASIQANLKSSDPVPTNAWATTPGAEGTYNSKTALTTYDSQGNVHNFTLYFVKTANNTWQTYAKDDSITPATYQNAGALNFASNGALTGHTPFNLNLVGTNGAATGTFTLNLTGSVQQNTEYSYKSPTQNGFAPGSLTGFAINDDGTIEGSYSNGQKQALGQILLASFANPEGLSPEGDNAWSETASSGQAVVGLAGTGSLGKLIGKSTESSNVDLSKELVSMIVAQRNYQSNAQTIKTQDSILQTLVSLR, encoded by the coding sequence ATGGGTTTTTCTCAGGCGGTCAGTGGTTTAAACGCGGCATCTAACAACCTGGATGTTATTGGTAATAACATCGCTAACTCAGCGACAGTGGGTTTTAAATCCGGGACCGTCACATTTGCGGATATGTTTGCGGGTTCTAAAGTCGGTATGGGTGTGAAGGTTGCATCGGTATTGCAGGATTTTGGTAATGGTACTGTGACTTCGTCCTCACGAGACCTGGATATTGCGATTAGCGGCGGTGGTTTTTACCGTCTGCAGGACACCAACGGTTCGACTTATTACAGCCGTAATGGTCAGTTCATGCTGAATGGTCGTAATATCGTCAACGCACAAGGTATGCAACTGACGGGTTATCCGGTCGCCGGTACGCCGCCAACGGTGCAAACGGGGGCCGATCCAGTACCGTTGACTGTTCCTGATGGCGACATGCTGGCGAGTGCAACGACAGTCGCATCAATTCAGGCTAACCTGAAATCTTCAGACCCAGTTCCTACAAACGCCTGGGCTACAACGCCTGGTGCGGAAGGCACCTACAATAGCAAAACTGCACTAACAACCTACGATAGCCAAGGTAATGTGCATAACTTCACCCTGTATTTTGTTAAAACGGCAAACAATACATGGCAGACGTATGCTAAGGATGACTCCATTACTCCAGCCACGTATCAAAATGCAGGAGCATTGAACTTTGCTTCTAATGGTGCATTAACGGGGCATACGCCTTTCAACCTCAACCTTGTTGGGACGAATGGTGCTGCTACCGGTACATTCACTCTCAATTTGACTGGCAGCGTGCAGCAAAATACAGAATATAGCTATAAGAGCCCAACCCAGAACGGTTTCGCTCCAGGATCGCTGACCGGTTTTGCTATCAATGACGACGGCACGATCGAAGGCAGCTACAGTAACGGTCAGAAGCAGGCGCTGGGTCAGATCCTGCTGGCTAGCTTTGCCAACCCAGAAGGTTTATCGCCTGAAGGGGATAACGCCTGGTCTGAAACTGCGAGTTCTGGTCAAGCTGTCGTTGGTCTGGCAGGTACCGGAAGTCTGGGGAAACTGATCGGCAAATCTACCGAAAGTTCAAACGTTGACCTGAGTAAAGAGCTGGTCAGCATGATTGTTGCGCAGCGTAACTACCAGTCAAACGCGCAAACCATCAAAACGCAGGATTCCATTCTGCAAACGCTGGTTAGCCTGCGTTAA
- the flgD gene encoding flagellar hook assembly protein FlgD → MSVTINDTSSATRTQSTSNTSISAPVEQNSSADLQNQFLTLLVAQLKNQDPTNPMSNDQLVSQLAQLNTVSGIEKLNTTLGSISGQINNNQSMQATTLIGHSVMIPGKDILVGKETSTPFGVELEKAAEVVTVTVNDATGKAVRTIELGTLSAGVHSFNWDSKLSDGTVAPDGAYTFTVAASTGGAQQVVQPLSYAVVNSVVRGDNGALLDLGLRGRATMDDVRQIL, encoded by the coding sequence GTGTCTGTAACAATTAATGATACGTCCTCGGCAACGAGAACGCAGAGTACATCGAATACTTCGATATCTGCACCAGTAGAACAAAATAGCAGCGCCGATTTACAGAATCAGTTCCTGACGCTTCTGGTTGCGCAGTTGAAGAATCAAGATCCGACGAATCCGATGAGCAACGATCAGCTTGTAAGTCAGCTTGCTCAGCTCAATACGGTCAGCGGCATTGAGAAATTGAATACCACACTGGGTTCTATCTCTGGTCAGATCAATAACAACCAATCCATGCAAGCCACAACGCTGATTGGTCACAGTGTCATGATCCCTGGAAAAGACATTCTTGTTGGCAAAGAAACCAGTACTCCCTTTGGCGTGGAACTGGAAAAAGCAGCAGAGGTTGTTACCGTCACCGTTAATGATGCAACAGGTAAAGCTGTTCGTACGATCGAACTGGGCACGCTTTCTGCTGGGGTTCACTCATTCAACTGGGATAGTAAACTTTCTGATGGCACGGTTGCGCCTGATGGGGCTTATACCTTCACTGTTGCCGCCAGTACTGGCGGCGCACAGCAAGTTGTTCAGCCATTGAGCTATGCGGTTGTAAATAGTGTCGTTCGCGGCGATAACGGTGCATTACTGGATCTAGGGCTGCGCGGCAGAGCCACCATGGACGATGTCCGGCAGATTCTGTAA